In one window of Acidobacteriota bacterium DNA:
- a CDS encoding branched-chain amino acid transaminase: MALEGIAYFEGKFVPLADAKISVMTHAFNYGTGVFEGIRGYYNADHEEIYLFRLADHFVRLMQNAKIIKVEMPYTADQLCTIATELVKRNGFHTDIYIRPLAYKNVCQIGTKLSPGADLTMFAVPMGDYVDTTRPLNVCVSSWRRVEDNAIPARGKICGSYVNSALTATEARDNGFDEAIVLNENGQVAEGSAMNFFIVRDGRLISPPVYSNILEGITRNTVMRLAQEELGIETRFRPMDRSELYVADEAFFCGTGAQIAAISTIDHRPVGNGNVGPITEKLTVLYNKMVHGELSKYNHWLTPCFGHKASSVAG, from the coding sequence ATGGCATTAGAAGGAATTGCATACTTTGAGGGAAAATTCGTTCCACTGGCAGACGCCAAGATCAGTGTCATGACCCACGCGTTTAACTATGGAACAGGAGTGTTCGAAGGAATCCGGGGATACTACAACGCCGATCATGAAGAGATTTATCTGTTCCGATTGGCAGATCACTTTGTACGGCTGATGCAGAACGCAAAGATCATCAAAGTCGAAATGCCATACACGGCAGATCAGCTCTGTACTATTGCCACCGAACTGGTCAAGCGAAATGGGTTTCATACCGATATTTATATTCGACCGCTGGCGTATAAAAATGTCTGCCAGATTGGCACCAAACTCTCTCCTGGCGCTGACTTGACCATGTTTGCAGTGCCGATGGGTGATTATGTTGACACGACCCGCCCACTCAATGTGTGTGTGTCATCGTGGCGCCGAGTGGAAGACAATGCCATTCCAGCCCGTGGCAAAATCTGCGGCTCGTATGTCAATTCCGCTTTGACCGCGACTGAAGCCCGCGACAATGGGTTTGACGAAGCGATTGTACTCAATGAAAACGGCCAGGTTGCCGAAGGGTCGGCCATGAATTTCTTTATTGTGCGTGATGGCCGGCTGATTTCACCCCCGGTCTATTCCAATATCCTGGAAGGCATTACCCGCAACACCGTGATGCGTCTGGCCCAGGAAGAACTCGGGATTGAAACCCGCTTCCGCCCAATGGATCGGTCTGAACTCTATGTCGCCGACGAGGCATTCTTCTGCGGCACAGGTGCCCAAATCGCTGCTATTTCAACTATTGATCATCGTCCAGTTGGAAACGGCAACGTTGGCCCGATCACCGAGAAATTGACCGTCCTCTACAACAAGATGGTCCACGGCGAACTGTCAAAGTACAACCACTGGTTGACTCCGTGTTTTGGCCATAAGGCTTCAAGCGTCGCCGGGTAG
- the mqnB gene encoding futalosine hydrolase, producing MGNQKQNTEPQRQGDQGGFLQLPAPSPQPPALLVAAVAKEARGVCAQIQNQQTVSFPAGVSAIFGTLVGHPVALVLTGVGSVRAAAVLAVVLAQTPFSCVLQFGVGGAYPRSGLNIGDLVLAESECDPQAGLESPEGFRDLQGLGFPITDHFPNKQLLENKWIEFITQALPGVVRAGVATVATCSATDALADRMEHLTGAKVEAMEGFPAAWVSAQFGIPFAELRAVSNTTGDRTRQQWDLSKGCDVATEAILTIFRKLTE from the coding sequence GTGGGAAACCAGAAGCAGAACACAGAGCCGCAGAGACAAGGGGACCAGGGAGGTTTTCTTCAACTCCCAGCCCCCAGCCCCCAGCCCCCAGCCCTCCTGGTGGCCGCCGTTGCCAAAGAAGCCAGAGGCGTTTGTGCACAGATCCAGAACCAGCAGACCGTGAGTTTTCCGGCAGGTGTTTCAGCCATTTTTGGAACGCTTGTCGGGCACCCAGTGGCCCTGGTGTTGACCGGTGTCGGCTCAGTTCGAGCGGCAGCGGTTCTGGCGGTGGTTCTGGCGCAAACGCCCTTTTCGTGTGTTTTGCAGTTTGGTGTTGGTGGTGCTTACCCACGGTCAGGTTTAAACATTGGCGATCTGGTACTGGCTGAGAGCGAATGCGATCCGCAAGCCGGGCTTGAATCACCCGAAGGGTTTCGCGATCTGCAGGGACTTGGGTTCCCCATCACTGATCACTTTCCCAATAAGCAATTGCTTGAAAACAAATGGATTGAGTTTATTACCCAGGCACTGCCCGGTGTCGTGCGAGCCGGCGTTGCCACTGTTGCCACCTGTTCGGCCACAGATGCTCTGGCCGACCGAATGGAACATCTGACCGGCGCCAAAGTTGAAGCCATGGAAGGGTTTCCAGCCGCCTGGGTGTCGGCTCAGTTTGGAATTCCATTTGCCGAACTCCGCGCTGTTAGCAACACGACTGGTGACCGGACTCGTCAACAGTGGGATCTCTCCAAAGGTTGTGACGTCGCCACCGAAGCCATCCTCACGATCTTCCGGAAACTGACAGAGTGA
- a CDS encoding 1,4-dihydroxy-6-naphthoate synthase gives MKLTLGYSPCPNDTYIFGALALGLVQLPGLDFEIRLEDVETLNQLAKAGTLDVTKISYAALADGLLEEYQILASGGALGRGCGPLIISRTPLNSNDLASARLVTPGKLTTAHLLTRLFAPTAQIAETRPFDQIMPAVAAGEFDAGVIIHESRFTYPEFGLHLVADLGEWWEQTTGKPIPLGGIIARRSLGTELIAQLEEGIARSLEFARHDPDQVQPYIASHAQEMDPQVQQQHIGLYVNEFSSNLGEDGWAAVNELLTRAAAIRMKNEESD, from the coding sequence ATGAAGTTGACATTGGGATATTCGCCCTGTCCGAATGACACCTACATTTTTGGCGCCCTGGCGTTGGGATTGGTTCAACTTCCGGGTCTGGACTTTGAGATTCGACTTGAAGATGTCGAAACGCTCAATCAACTGGCCAAAGCCGGGACACTGGATGTGACTAAGATTTCCTACGCGGCGCTTGCTGATGGATTGTTGGAGGAATACCAGATCCTGGCCAGCGGAGGGGCACTCGGACGTGGATGCGGTCCATTGATTATTTCGCGTACTCCATTGAATTCAAACGATTTAGCCTCAGCCCGGTTGGTGACTCCGGGAAAGCTGACTACCGCCCATTTGTTAACCCGTCTTTTTGCTCCGACCGCTCAAATCGCTGAAACCAGGCCCTTTGATCAAATTATGCCCGCTGTGGCCGCTGGTGAGTTTGACGCCGGAGTGATCATCCACGAAAGCCGCTTTACTTATCCGGAATTCGGACTTCATCTGGTGGCTGATTTGGGGGAATGGTGGGAACAGACAACTGGAAAGCCGATTCCGCTGGGAGGCATCATTGCCCGGCGTTCATTGGGGACTGAGTTGATTGCTCAACTCGAAGAGGGAATTGCCCGCAGCCTCGAATTTGCACGCCACGATCCAGATCAGGTACAACCCTATATTGCCAGCCATGCCCAGGAAATGGACCCACAGGTTCAGCAGCAACACATTGGGCTCTATGTCAACGAATTCAGTTCGAATCTGGGTGAAGACGGTTGGGCAGCAGTCAATGAGTTGTTAACACGGGCGGCAGCAATCAGAATGAAGAACGAAGAAAGTGATTAG